Proteins encoded together in one Planctomyces sp. SH-PL14 window:
- a CDS encoding Dabb family protein: MKTLRLLAVPAALVLMAGLMMTSHSRPAGADEAGKVLKHVVMYKFKDECTPADVQAVVDAFGGLPKKVDTIIGYEAGVNVSEEGKSEGLTHCFVVTFKNKDGLATYLKHPAHDAYVQVVKNRREKVVVFDYWADTAK; this comes from the coding sequence ATGAAAACCCTGCGACTGCTCGCTGTTCCTGCGGCCCTGGTCCTGATGGCTGGCCTGATGATGACATCCCACTCGCGTCCCGCCGGAGCCGATGAAGCGGGGAAAGTTCTCAAGCACGTCGTGATGTACAAGTTCAAGGACGAGTGCACGCCGGCGGACGTCCAGGCGGTCGTCGACGCGTTCGGCGGGTTGCCGAAGAAGGTCGACACGATCATCGGCTATGAGGCGGGGGTGAACGTCAGCGAGGAAGGGAAGTCGGAGGGGCTGACGCACTGTTTTGTCGTCACGTTCAAGAACAAGGATGGCCTGGCGACCTATCTCAAGCATCCGGCGCATGACGCCTACGTGCAGGTCGTGAAGAACCGCCGCGAGAAGGTGGTCGTCTTCGACTACTGGGCCGACACTGCGAAGTGA